From a single Penaeus vannamei isolate JL-2024 chromosome 25, ASM4276789v1, whole genome shotgun sequence genomic region:
- the LOC138866365 gene encoding proline-rich protein 36-like: MFTRFALYSHYAPVHTSTRCFKRFQDVATESRKFCLQNMLIDNYIFNRNPPSHRPLTALSLPLRCPSLLPSSVLFTCLSLPPRCLFTALSLLPSLLLSLLLSLLSLLSSPPFTALHCSFAALRCPSLPFTAPSLPLHTLPFAAPSLPSLPLHCPSLPFITAPSLPFTAPSLPLRCLFSLPFTAPRCPLLPFTAPSHCSFTAFASSRCSFLTASRCPSHCPSRCPSPLLHRSLRCPLTALSPPSRRPLAALSPPSHRPLAALSPPFAAPLAAPFTALQAAPSRLSPPSHRPLTALSPPSRRPLAALSPPSHRPLAASSLLLRCSFTAPSLPFLTALSLPSSVALHCSFTAPSLPFTALQAAPSLPSRCSFTAPLHCPLRCPSPPLTALPPFTALSPPLPLLAALSPPSHRLSPPFAALSPPSHRPLAASAALSHRSSHRPLQAAPSAALSPPSSLPFTAPLRCSSSSSFTALHCLLLPSRCPLTTLSLPSCCPLTTLSLPSCCPLTTLSLPSRCPLAALSLPSRCPLRSSHRSSRRLSPPSAALTALHRPLTAPSAASSRCPRRPLTALSPPSHRPLTALSPSSHRPLAASHRPSPPSHRPSSCPLAAPLTALSLPSLALSPLLAALSPLLSPPSLTALLSPPSHCSLSLPSHRFSRRLSHRPLSPPSRRPLTAPLTAPLTALLAALSPLPLTASHRPLTAPHCLKLAPLAALTALHCLSLLLQAIFEVVHDDDKDQNLAVTRAEAGHGTICTSCRLPHVVANFTTLLDYPRTSGIKTRGGRQGISALLICGGSGGCNPNAGTLKTQPSEGEGYTGQSILFEECAATLSD; this comes from the exons ATGTTTACACGTTTTGCACTTTATTCGCATTATGCTCCTGTACACA CGTCAACAAGATGTTTCAAGAGGTTTCAAGATGTTGCAACAGAATCACGGAAGTTCTGCCTTCAAAATATGCTAATTGATAACTATATCTTCAACAggaat CCgccctctcaccgccctctcaccgccctctcACTGCCCCTTCGCTGCCCTTCGCTGCTCCCTTCATCAGTTCTCTTCACCTGCCTCTCGCTGCCTCCTCGCTGCCTCTTCACTGCCCTCTCACTGCTCCCTTCACTGCTCCTCTCGCTGCTCCTCTCACTGCTCTCGCTGCTCTCTTCACCGCCCTTCACTGCCCTTCACTGCTCCTTCGCTGCCCTTCGCTGCCCTTCACTGCCCTTCACTGCCCCTTCACTGCCTCTTCATACACTGCCCTTCGCTGCTCCTTCGCTGCCCTCACTGCCCCTTCACTGCCCTTCACTGCCCTTCATCACCGCTCCTTCGCTGCCCTTCACCGCTCCTTCGTTGCCTCTTCGCTGCCTCTTCTCGCTGCCCTTCACTGCTCCTCGCTGCCCTCTGCTGCCCTTCACTGCTCCCTCTCACTGCTCCTTCACCGCCTTCGCGTCCTCTCGCTGCTCCTTCCTCACTGCCTCTCGCTGCCCTTCTCACTGCCCTTCTCGCTGCCCTTCACCGCTCCTTCACCGCTCCCTTCGCTgccctctcaccgccctctcaccgccctctcgccgccctctcgccgccctctcaccgccctctcaccgccctctcGCCGCCCTCTCGCCGCCCTTCGCCGCTCCTCTCGCCGCTCCCTTCACCGCCCTTCAAGCCGCTCCTTCGCGCCTCTCGCCgccctctcaccgccctctcaccgccctctcaccgccctctcgccgccctctcgccgccctctcaccgccctctcaccgccctctcGCCGCCTCTTCGCTGCTCCTTCGCTGCTCCTTCACCGCTCCTTCACTGCCCTTCCTCACTGCCCTCTCGCTGCCCTCTTCCGTTGCCCTTCACTGCTCCTTCACCGCTCCTTCGCTGCCCTTCACCGCCCTTCAAGCTGCTCCTTCACTGCCCTCTCGCTGCTCCTTCACTGCTCCTCTTCACTGCCCTCTCCGTTGCCCTTCACCGCCTCTCACTGCCTTGCCGCCCTTCACCGCCCTCTCACCGCCTCTGCCGCTCCTCGCTGCCCTCTCGCCGCCCTCTCACCGCCTCTCGCCGCCCTTCGCCGCCCTCTCGCCgccctctcaccgccctctcGCTGCCTCTGCCGCCCTCTCTCACCGCTCCTCTCACCGCCCTCTTCAAGCTGCTCCCTCTGCTGCCCTCTCACCGCCCTCTTCGCTGCCCTTCACCGCTCCCCTTCGTTGCTCCTCTTCAAGTTCCTTCACCGCCCTTCACTGCCTCTTGCTGCCCTCTCGCTGCCCTCTCACTACCCTCTCACTACCCTCTTGCTGCCCTCTCACTACCCTCTCGCTGCCCTCTTGCTGCCCTCTCACTACCCTCTCGCTGCCCTCTCGCTGCCCTCTCGCTGCCCTCTCACTACCCTCTCGCtgccctctccgctcctctcacCGCTCCTCTCGCCGCCTCTCGCCGCCCTCTGCCGCCCTCACCGCCCTTCACCGCCCTCTCACCGCTCCCTCTGCCGCCTCCTCTCGCTGCCCTCGCCgccctctcaccgccctctcaccgccctctcaccgccctctcACCGCGCTCTCGCCGTCCTCTCACcgccctctcgctgcctctcacCGCCCTTCACCGCCCTCTCACCGCCCTTCAAGCTGCCCTCTCGCCGcccctctcaccgccctctcactgccctcgctcgccctctcaCCGCTCCTCGCTGCCCTCTCACCGCTCCTCTCACCGCCCTCTCTCACCGCCCTTCTCTCGCCGCcctctcactgctctctctcactgcccTCTCACCGCTTCTCTCGCCGCCTCTCTCACCGCCCTCTCTCACCGCCCTCTCGCCGCCCTCTCACTGCTCCTCTCACCGCTCCTCTCACCGCCCTCCTCGCCGCCCTCTCGCCGCTCCCTCTCACCGCCTCTCACCGCCCTCTCACTGCCCCTCACTGCCTCAAGCTCGCGCCTCTCGCCGCCCTCACTGCCCTTCACTGCCTCTCACTGCTCCTTCAAGCC ATATTTGAAGTAGTTCACGACGATGACAAGGATCA GAACTTGGCAGTGACCCGAGCCGAGGCAGGGCATGGGACAATTTGTACGTCGTGTCGCTTACCACATGTGGTCGCCAACTTTACGACGCTACTCGACTACCCAAGAACCTCGGGGATCAAAACCCGCGGAGGCCGTCAAGGGATTTCGGCTCTTCTGATCTGC GGCGGCTCAGGTGGTTGCAATCCAAATGCTGGCACTCTCAAAACCCAGCCAAGCGAAGGTGAAGGTTACACTGGGCAATCAATCCTGTTTGAGGAATGCGCGGCGACCCTAAGtgactag
- the LOC113820050 gene encoding LOW QUALITY PROTEIN: NK1 transcription factor-related protein 2 (The sequence of the model RefSeq protein was modified relative to this genomic sequence to represent the inferred CDS: inserted 1 base in 1 codon) — MDSRSISPDSVLPRAQNATLAPLPPSTTSPMDLSYPVVSKLTASSLRHCASANSSATCSSAASARSTHDSETTSTTSSSSSAAEASALSPAATTESQQSPPGEEPPGLHRDTNTHSCKPHGARHTPFSVVDILDPNKFVGRVQVTSSEVTSSIDDSQLHAAASAACDSDSELSVGGGGSDEGGEDACDEDEGGKEGGGAPKKRRCDSGGGKPRRARTAFTYEQLVALENKFKHTRYLSVCERLNLALALNLTETQVKIWFQNRRTGGRSRTPGATVNTPTQPPSPPDMLSYXRGFLPHPGLPLLCSRAAGLPRGPRAAPPPPLPAQGALTALYLHHLKN; from the exons ATGGATTCGAGATCGATATCGCCGGATTCCGTCTTGCCCCGGGCGCAGAACGCGACTCTGGCCCCGCTGCCTCCCAGCACCACGTCGCCCATGGACCTCAGCTACCCCGTCGTCTCCAAGCTCACCGCCAGCTCCCTCAGACACTGCGCCTCCGCTAACAGCAGTGCCACGTGCAGCAGTGCCGCCAGTGCCCGATCCACCCACGACAGTgaaaccacctccaccacctccagcaGTTCCTCAGCGGCGGAGGCGAGCGCGCTCTCCCCCGCGGCGACCACAGAATCACAGCAGAGTCCCCCCGGGGAGGAGCCTCCGGGCCTCCACAGGGACACCAACACCCACAGCTGCAAGCCCCACGGCGCCCGCCACACGCCCTTCTCCGTCGTGGACATCCTCGACCCCAACAAGTTCGTGGGCCGCGTGCAGGTCACGTCGAGCGAGGTCACCTCCTCCATCGACGACTCGCAGCTCCACGCCGCCGCCTCGGCCGCCTGTG ATTCCGACTCCGAGCTgagcgtgggcggcggcggcagcgacgAGGGCGGCGAGGACGCCTGCGACGAGGACGAGGGCGGCAAGGAGGGCGGCGGCGCCCCCAAGAAGCGGCGCTGCGACAGCGGGGGCGGCAAGCCCCGACGGGCGCGCACGGCCTTCACCTACGAGCAGCTGGTGGCGCTGGAGAACAAGTTCAAGCACACGCGGTACCTGAGCGTGTGCGAGCGCCTGAACCTGGCCCTGGCGCTCAACCTGACGGAGACGCAGGTCAAGATCTGGTTCCAGAACCGCCGCACTGGCGGAAGAAGCAGAACCCCGGGTGCGACGGTCAACACGCCCACGCAGCCGCCCAGCCCGCCCGATATGCTGTCCT CCCGGGGATTCCTGCCTCACCCGGGCCTGCCGCTCCTGTGTTCTCGCGCCGCTGGCCTACCTCGGGGGCCACGCGccgctccaccaccacctcttcccgcCCAGGGCGCCCTCACCgctctctacctccaccacctcaagAACTGA